One stretch of Euphorbia lathyris chromosome 7, ddEupLath1.1, whole genome shotgun sequence DNA includes these proteins:
- the LOC136201134 gene encoding protein EXORDIUM-like 1, with product MANLFSLEIHFYLLLLLSFTEIITSESVPKEELVQSVNLPTMPYHKGPLLNGKISINLIWYGQFTPAQRAIVTDFITSIDKPSKVREDQPDVVTWWKKIQAYYKVAKKTYSLTLSLGTQINDEKYSLGKKLSDAQIKELAAKGAQSDAINVVLTSADVSVDKFCIWCGKHGFTAGNGTKSKYAYIWVGNPQTQCPGECAWPFYKGPYGPTTPAISPNKDKGMEGVIINLSTELAGTATNPFGDGFYHAPKEAPLEAGTACNSIFARGAHPGFPGDLLVEVNTGASYNAQGVNGRKYLLPAIANPKGDYCSTLV from the exons atggctaatttattttcattagaGATTCACTTTTACCTTCTTTTACTACTTTCCTTCACGGAAATCATCACATCGGAAAGCGTACCTAAGGAAGAATTAGTTCAGAGCGTTAATTTGCCGACGATGCCCTATCACAAGGGCCCTCTTCTTAATGGGAAAATAAGTATCAATCTAATTTGGTACGGCCAATTCACGCCTGCTCAACGTGCTATTGTTACGGATTTTATTACCTCTATTGACAAACCTTCCAAAGTTAGAGAGGATCAACCTGACGTCGTTACATGGTGGAAAAAGATACAGGCATATTATAAAGTCGCAAAGAAAACGTATTCCCTTACCCTctctttaggtacccaaatcAATGATGAGAAATATTCATTAGGCAAAAAACTCAGTGATGCTCAAATTAAAGAATTAGCAGCAAAGGGTGCACAAAGTGATGCAATTAATGTCGTTTTGACATCTGCTGATGTTTCAGTAGATAAGTTTTGTATTTGGTGTGGTAAACATGGGTTTACAGCTGGAAATGGAACCAAATCGAAGTATGCATACATTTGGGTTGGAAATCCTCAAACTCAATGTCCAG GAGAATGTGCATGGCCATTCTACAAGGGCCCGTATGGGCCAACAACACCGGCGATTTCACCGAACAAGGATAAAGGAATGGAGGGTGTGATTATAAATTTGAGTACCGAATTGGCCGGAACAGCAACAAACCCGTTCGGAGATGGGTTTTATCACGCGCCAAAGGAGGCTCCTTTGGAAGCAGGAACTGCATGTAATAGTATATTTGCAAGAGGAGCACATCCAGGTTTCCCAGGAGATCTTTTGGTTGAAGTAAATACAGGTGCAAGTTATAATGCTCAGGGTGTTAATGGAAGAAAATATTTGCTTCCTGCTATAGCTAACCCCAAAGGCGATTATTGCTCTACTTTGGTCTAA
- the LOC136200995 gene encoding protein PHOSPHATE-INDUCED 1-like → MASFSAQSLLKLFLLISIFQISLSSRILNQLVQDQSQLLSYHNGPLLSGKISVNLIWYGKFNPSQKAIISDFITSLSSPSKNTQPSVSSWWKTTEKYYHLTSKKTSLSLNLGKQITVETYPLGKSLTNTQIIQLASKGDQMNAINIVLTSSDVSVDGFCMNRCGTHGSHSASKLGKINKNYKFAYIWVGNSETQCPGYCAWPFHQPIYGPQSAPLVAPNNDVGLDGMVINLASLIAGTATNPFGNGYFQGPKEAPLEASSACSGVYGKGAYPGYAGDLLVDSSSGASFNAYGENGRKYLLPALYDPSTSSCSTLV, encoded by the coding sequence ATGGCTTCATTTTCTGCTCAATCTCTGCTAAAACTATTCCTTTTAATCTCAATCTTTCAAATCTCATTATCTTCCAGAATCCTCAATCAGCTAGTCCAAGATCAATCTCAGCTACTAAGTTACCACAATGGCCCTCTTCTCTCCGGCAAAATCTCCGTAAACCTCATCTGGTACGGCAAATTTAATCCATCTCAGAAAGCCATAATCTCCGATTTCATCACCTCCTTATCTTCACCATCAAAAAACACCCAACCCTCTGTATCTTCATGGTGGAAAACAACCGAGAAATACTACCATCTCACCTCAAAAAAAACCTCACTCTCCCTCAATTTAGGTAAACAAATCACCGTCGAAACATATCCTCTCGGAAAATCCCTCACAAACACCCAAATTATCCAACTCGCGTCGAAAGGAGATCAAATGAACGCCATCAACATTGTTTTAACATCATCTGATGTATCCGTCGATGGATTCTGTATGAACCGATGTGGGACTCACGGATCTCactccgcttcaaaattggggaaaattaacaaaaattacAAATTCGCGTACATTTGGGTTGGGAACTCGGAGACTCAGTGCCCGGGTTACTGCGCGTGGCCATTTCACCAGCCTATTTATGGACCGCAGAGTGCCCCATTGGTTGCGCCGAATAACGACGTCGGATTAGATGGGATGGTTATAAATCTGGCTAGTTTGATTGCAGGAACAGCAACGAACCCATTTGGAAATGGGTATTTTCAGGGTCCGAAAGAGGCTCCATTAGAGGCATCTTCAGCTTGTAGTGGTGTTTATGGAAAAGGGGCGTATCCGGGTTATGCTGGGGATTTATTAGTGGATTCGAGCTCTGGAGCTAGCTTTAATGCTTATGGTGAAAATGGGAGGAAGTATTTACTTCCTGCTTTATATGATCCTTCTACTTCTTCTTGTTCTACTTTGGTTTGa